The genomic segment AAGCTCTCGGGCAGCGACTGCATGGGACCGAACAGCAGCTTGTCGGCCTTCATCTGCATGGCCCCTCGCGGTAGCAGATCGAGCATCGGCCGCACTTCCATGAGCTCGCCGATGTGGGTGGCGAGCAGCGCCGTCAGGCGGAGCGGAGGCTCGCCGTCGGCGAGCAGGCGCTCGATCATCCTTTCGGCGTCGGCCAGGCGCCGCTCACTGACGGCGCCCGTGAAGTCGAAGACCCAGGTCTGCGCCAGGTCTCGCATCCCGCGCCGGACGTGCTCGACCTCGATGCAGGCCGGATCCGCGATCGTCAGGGTCAGGCGATCGACCTCCTGCAGCAACTCGCCGATGTTGGTGCCGGCGCGCGAGACGATCTCGCCGATGGCACCGGCACCGATGCGCGTGACGCCCGCGCCGCGAAGGCGCGCCTCGACGATGGTGGCGAGTTGCGCGGGATCGATGCGGCCTTCGCGCGTCGTATCGAGCCGAAGATCTTCGATTTTCGCGTGCTTGGCCAAGTACTTGTATAGCCGGCTTCGAGCATCGATGGAGGTGGCCGAGACGAACAGGAACGTCTCGGCGGGAAGGCCTTCTTCCAGGATGCCCAGAAGAGCCTCCTGTCCGCTGTCGCCGCTCTCTTCGCCGTCGCGCTCCTCGCCCGTCTCCGGGTCGGCCGCCTTGCCGCGCGCTCTCGGCGGCGACCATCCGCGAATCCACACGCAGCGGCGCGAGGCGAACATGCCGACCTGGCGAAGCGCGAGCAACGCCTCCGCCAGCGGCCGCTCGCCGCCACGAAACACTTCCAGGTTGAGCGACTGGGCCGATCGGTCCAGCACCTGGTCGATGGCAGACTGCACGAGCGGATCGACGAGCGAGGGCTCGCCGACAAAGAGCGTCACGGGCAGAGCGGCCTGGGCCGCCTTCGCGCTCACGCTCGCGTTCCGGGCCGTACGCGGCCGGTGCGTACCGGCGCCCACTCGCCGATCGCGGACGCGAGCAGGCGACCGCGATCGTCGTGGACGCCGGCTTCGATGACCACGCTGCGAGTGCCGTCGCCGCCGGTGATGCGTGCGCGGATCGTCAGCGGCCGACGCACGGTGACGGGTCGGCGGAACTCGACTTTCAGCGAGCGCGTCACGCCATAGCGGCCCGCCAGCTCGAGCAGCGCCCACCCCATCGCCTCATCCAGCATCGT from the Candidatus Limnocylindrales bacterium genome contains:
- the holA gene encoding DNA polymerase III subunit delta, which encodes MSAKAAQAALPVTLFVGEPSLVDPLVQSAIDQVLDRSAQSLNLEVFRGGERPLAEALLALRQVGMFASRRCVWIRGWSPPRARGKAADPETGEERDGEESGDSGQEALLGILEEGLPAETFLFVSATSIDARSRLYKYLAKHAKIEDLRLDTTREGRIDPAQLATIVEARLRGAGVTRIGAGAIGEIVSRAGTNIGELLQEVDRLTLTIADPACIEVEHVRRGMRDLAQTWVFDFTGAVSERRLADAERMIERLLADGEPPLRLTALLATHIGELMEVRPMLDLLPRGAMQMKADKLLFGPMQSLPESFRRRHPSWRGYFRLKAASNFEMDELLRLHREVVQLDLALKSSRVEPLLLFSRLLQSSCRAPAHGRGRA
- a CDS encoding PaaI family thioesterase, with amino-acid sequence MSAEGTSSGNGKGKAGCFGCSPGNERGLQLAFRRDGDSVVAEASMTSAYEGYEGLVHGGVVATMLDEAMGWALLELAGRYGVTRSLKVEFRRPVTVRRPLTIRARITGGDGTRSVVIEAGVHDDRGRLLASAIGEWAPVRTGRVRPGTRA